From a single Streptomyces rubradiris genomic region:
- a CDS encoding transglycosylase SLT domain-containing protein: MSRISVRGFAVASATAVTAVGSVVGVASGSTAQTNDAAEATAADTTLLADIPAGQQAQVQTASLTQQADAQAIAADTSAKKDAEEAARKAAAETAIAKKKAAEEKAAEEAKAAKEAKERLEAKAAASRGGTDVRDSSSFPVQGSYSVAQIQAMARQMVAGGQFQCFSNIVDHESSWNYQAVNASSGAYGLFQALPAGKYASAGADWRTNPATQIKWGINYMNERYGSPCQAWSFWQANHWY, translated from the coding sequence GTGAGCCGGATTTCGGTCCGGGGATTCGCAGTGGCCTCGGCCACCGCGGTCACCGCTGTCGGAAGCGTCGTCGGCGTTGCCTCGGGCAGCACCGCGCAGACCAACGACGCCGCCGAGGCGACGGCAGCCGACACCACGCTCCTCGCGGATATACCCGCGGGTCAGCAGGCGCAGGTGCAGACCGCGTCCCTCACGCAGCAGGCCGACGCACAGGCCATCGCCGCGGACACGAGTGCCAAGAAGGACGCCGAGGAGGCGGCCCGCAAGGCAGCCGCCGAGACCGCGATCGCGAAGAAGAAGGCCGCTGAGGAGAAGGCGGCCGAGGAGGCCAAGGCCGCCAAGGAGGCCAAGGAGCGTCTTGAGGCCAAGGCCGCGGCCAGCCGTGGCGGGACCGACGTCCGCGACTCCTCCAGCTTCCCGGTCCAGGGCAGCTACAGCGTGGCGCAGATCCAGGCGATGGCGCGCCAGATGGTGGCCGGCGGCCAGTTCCAGTGCTTCAGCAACATCGTGGACCACGAGTCCAGCTGGAACTACCAGGCGGTCAACGCCTCCTCCGGTGCCTACGGTCTCTTCCAGGCCCTGCCCGCCGGCAAGTACGCCTCGGCCGGCGCCGACTGGCGGACCAACCCGGCGACCCAGATCAAGTGGGGCATCAACTACATGAACGAGCGGTACGGCAGCCCCTGCCAGGCCTGGTCGTTCTGGCAGGCCAACCACTGGTACTAG